The Leptodactylus fuscus isolate aLepFus1 chromosome 5, aLepFus1.hap2, whole genome shotgun sequence genome segment CGACATAGTCCTGGTGGCGTATGCGGTGTTGGGCACTATTCGTGACGTCAGCTGGTAAGTGACATATTTGAAGGGGAAACAAATTTACGATAGTATCCGCAATACACTATAGTGTCATGTCCTGTCTCTATACAAAGGCAGCACCAGGTGGCGCCATGTTACCTTTAGGTAATCCTCGTGCTACGCTACCTTTATCTTTTGAGTATATTTTAGTGCATATGATATTAAATCCTTCTATGTTTTCTATctttacccctttaaggattgatCCTAATTCTCCGATCCTGTTGGAGGAGCCTGCCCTTAACGCAATTGCAAAAAAACATGGCCGAAGTCCTGCACAAGTGGCAATAAGACACATGTTACAGAGGGGCGTTGTGCCTCTTGCCAAGAGCTTTAATCCAGAAAGGCTCAAGCAGAATCTTGAGGTAGGAGCCTTGGAGTTGTGAGTAGGTCACACGTAAGATATATGGGGGCCAATGGTAATAGCCTTAAAGTTATTGATGGGAGTGAGAtaagaactagggttgagccgatcttgagatgttaggattgatttcaaaatccaatttccgataattttccagctgatccctttcccgatcgcgatcgtgacatttgctcgatcgccaaccggaatccaatctttctcaatcccgatcgctcaaccctagtcaatgcttctctatgggaaaagtcacttttagggttgagccaatcttgagatttcaaaatccgatttccagccaatcccgatctcaattgtgaaatttgctcgatcgtcaatcgggatccaatctttcccgatcgctcaaccttaaccAGAACCCATAACAGGGATGTGAAttatttcccattgctttcttATAATGACTAAGGACTCATTCGGACTTGTAAAAGCGTTTTCAAGAATAAAGTTGACGTTGATTTTTTTGTGACCCCAATTTTAGGTTTTTGATTTTGATTTGAGTGAAGAGGAAATGAAGACTCTGAATGGACTGACCAAAAACGTTCGCTATGTGAATTTTGCGTAAGTAAAACATATTGCAGgagattttccaaaaatattgCAAATGGCACCAAAGTATAAAGATAAACTGcacacacctactgtatatacacatgcgctagtatatactgggtgtgcaACAGGTTGTGGGGctcatacatattagattttgGATGGTCACCATGATGGCTGTCGGACTGATGATGGTATCATTCTTACCAATGATCAAAAACCAAAAAAAGAAGTCCAGTGAGTCTCCATAATGATCAGCCAAAGGTGGCCAAACACTGGAATCTTCGACCAACAGTTGGCTGAAAATTTCCAACATGGTTGACCTGTTTTTGGCAGGACAGCTCCAAGCGAATGTCTACGTGTCAGATCTCTGGCCATTCCTCTGCCTCTGTCTAAATCCCATCCCTACTCCCAATTTTCCACAATTGTAACATAATTCTTCCTGATTTTGCAGATGGAAGGATCACCCGAATTATCCATTCTATGAAGAATATTAAATCTCTTTATTTGTTGCGCCACGATTGGAACGATGATCCCTGATGTATACATGAAATATGGAGAAGGGTCTAACTAGTCTAATGTTGTGCAAACGCGATACATGAGAACTGCAGAAGCTAAAGTACAAGAGTCTGAGTGTATAGGTCACAATGCCGCCTGAAAATAATGTACAAGACATGTTTAATAGTCATTACAGAATTCCAGTAAAATATTTTTTCTCGTCTACTTCCAATCTTTGCAATTTGAGAATGAGCCTGTGTGCGGTGTCATGTTACTGTTACTGTAAGTTCTGACAGCTTTATTAtgaagttatatgctcccctctggagcacCGGCCTCCTCACTGCTCCTCTAGTGCACACAGGGCTTCCTATATGAACAAGAGGTCAAGCTCTAATAGCCCTAAATTGTTAGTGTCAATGGGTTCATATAGGGGTACAGAGAGGTGATCAGGGATTCATAGGgatcctcatattgggaagaaacACACAAGGGATCCCACACGGGATGCAAGACGGATGCACTGGAGTTAGCCTGGCaagtttacttaaagggattctaccatttttttctcactaacacgtaggaatagccttaagaaaggctattgttctcctacctttagatgtcttctctgcgccgccgttcggtagaaatgccagtttttgccagtatgcaaacagcgagtggtactcgatcgagtacgagtatatcgaataccgtagtattagatcgaatacctacttgatcgaatactactcgctcatctctagtggtaaccaCTTTCCGAGACAACATAGATTGAATACTCGACCACACAGATGCCACATAAACTGAACTCCGCACGTCAACTGCCCTGGAAGACGTGAAGGCCGCTCTATATAGTGATCGTACACCTTAGAGGGAACTTGTCAGGGCAATTTCAGTCTAAACCACTCGCAGGTCCTTAGGAACTGAGGATTTGGTGACCCAAATTGTCCTCTTTAATAcctccaaaaaattaaaaaaccatTTGCCCGGTTCCCATACTGCCGGCACTGGTGCAGTTCATGATTTATGAATCCATAGAACGTATTTGTACCGTATAGGGTCATATCAATGCCTATATGAATATGTCGGAAATCTGGAAGCCAAAGTTCTAGAATTCATAGTCATTCTTAGCAGGTGCAATGAGACAAGAAGGAAGGACCGTGCCCATATCTCAGGTTGTTGTAGTAGCCGTATCTAAAGTAATGTTGGCCCTTTGTCTACCTCGACCTCTCAGAATGTAAAGACTGTACTGGACAGAGACATTGATATCACGTTCTCAGGAGACAGTGGGTTAAATTTGACGTCTCTGTAGCTGAAGTCTTGAGCtgtggctgcctcctctgctgactGTTTCCTGTATGACCAAGGCTGGCTCTAGAGAATATCTACCCAGACCTGATAGTGACCCAGTGTAATATGGTGCAGAGACTGCTATAATGGAGCCAAGAGGTGGAGCCGCGCTGCTGGGCCTCGGCCAAACAGGCCAACGTTCAGTGAAGGAAATTCAGCACAGATCTGAACTACGAGCAGTACTATGGAGCTGACAAAATGTCCATGCATTCCACTAAACGACGGGCACAAGATACCAATGATTGGACTGGGCACCTATGCCCCCGAAGAGGTGGGTGTCATAGCTGATAGACGTCTAGAGTTACGCTTTCAGCCACTGTAACGGTATCATATGTTAAAATAGTTTCAGTAATAACACGGACATAGCTGGGGGCAAACAGGGACATGTGCTGAGAGCCACAGGGGTTGATAACAAGCCAACAAGCCACTTTGCCTTGGTCTGGGTATTTAAGTACAGAGCTTGTACAGAAAACTGAACTTATGGTAGAAGAAAGTCTAGATCTTATAATAATCACATGTGTAGGCCAGACAAGCAAATCAGAGTGACAtattgtaatacatagtgtatgacactgtcagggctcctaggaacctatctataatacatagtgtataacactgtcagggctcctaggaaccaatctataatacatagtgtatgacactgtcagggctcctaggaacctatctataatacatagtgtatggcactgtcagggctcctaggaaccaatctataatacatagtgtatgacactgtcagggctcctaggaacctttctataacacatagtgtatgacactgtcagggctcctaggaacctttctataatacatagtgtatgacactgtcagggctcctaggaacctatctataaaacatagtgtatgacactgtcagggctcctaggaacctactgtaactataaaacatagtgtatgacatgctAGAGATTGAAAAATTGCATATCAATGTAAATGTACACAGAGCCCTATAGTTATAACATACCGGCTACCAATATTTCATATCATTGGTTATAGTTCCCCAAGTCTATGGCAGAAGAAGCAGTGAAAATTGCTCTTGAGGTTGGGTATCGACACATTGACGCTGCATTTTTATACGGCAATGAGGTTGAGGTCGGTCGAGGTATCAATGCAAAGATTGCAGATGGAACGGTCAAGAGAGAAGACGTGTTCTACACCGGCAAGGTAATGGCAGTGATGTAATATACTTCTCATTATAATGAATAGTCCTAATTTGTCTTGAGTTGCGCTGCCTAGCTGTTACATTGGTCTCGGAAAGTTATCGTAAGGGATGGGTTAGTCCAGAAGGAGTGACTCTCACTGATTCCAACAAGTACTGCCACCCATGTGGTTAGCCATAGTTACCTATTGTCCCACAAAATTTTCCCATTTTCATCCCTTCACATTACTAGACTGGGAAAATGGGCTGCAGAACAAGCATTTTGCCACTATCCACTGGGTTTTCTTTCTAAATCTTGGCTGGGGCTGACCCACAATTGTATCCCGAACTGTAACAGTCCCTCCTTACTAGACTCCTCCTTGATATTAGTCTTCAAACCTTACTCACCAGAAAACAATATTCCCTATTTGGCGCTCATATTTTTCAATTTTACAAAATTCATCAATTGAATTTTTCTAAAAATTTCATTCTTGCAATTTTTGTTTCTCCATCTAGCTCTGGAGCACCTATCAATCCCCGGAGTGGGTCCGTCCTGCTCTTGAGAAGTCCTTGAAGAGTCTACAGCTGGATTACATGGATCTCTTTCTCATCCACTCTCCATTGGAGTTCAAGGTTCAGACATTACCCAAAAGTAAAcggtttgctcgatcgccgatcgggagccAATCTTTCCctatcccaatcactcaaccctagtcaatgcttctctatgggaaaataacttttaaggttgagccaatcttgagatttcaaaatccgatttccgatcattttccagccgatccctatcgtgaaatttgctcgatcgccgattggcatccaatcttttctgatcccgatcgctcaaccctactttttaTATGTTTATGCCACTTTGGACATGGGTTTGAGTGCGGCCCCATTGCCTTCTGATGTATTTgactactgtactgtaataacttTGATGACTTTTTCCCTCTTGTTTTTAAGCCCGGAGATGTTCTACATCCAGTAGATGAGAATGGAAAAGTGATTTATCACAATACTGATATTCGAGACACCTGGAAGGTATGTAGGATAACCCAAAAATTTGTATAGAGACCTAAACTTTGACTTGTCCTTGAAGCCACCTAGCTATATGCCACCAATGAGATCTGTTATGTTTCGGCAGTGGCACCAGTATGTTATGTATTTAGGCCCAAACCACACTATGTACAGCCCACCATATACAAGGACAACTGGGGTTTAGACAAAGAGAATTCTATAAAGTTTGAAATTCATTCGCTTATAGTCAGTCCTTGGGACTACATGGAAGTGTCTTATAACGATAGAAGGTCCACGTCTTCATCCACTCATTCGTAAGGTGACATTTTCTGGACCTCTTATGATCCTTTTCCTCTTAAACCATACTCCTGAAATTTGGCATAACCATTAATTTTGAGATGTAAGGATACTTGTCCATCTTACCCTTATTTCAGGCTATGGAGGACTGCAAAGAAGCTGGGCTGGTGAAATCTATAGGTGTCTCCAACTTCAACCACAAGCAAATAGAGCTGATCCTCAACATGCCGGGATTGAGATACAAACCAGCGTGCAACCAGGTAACAATTTAAAGTATTTttattgaaactttttttttttcccaaagttGTTGTCAATAGTAAGAACACACTCAACGTTAGGTACAAATGAGGTCTACAAGAAAGAGGATCCAATAAATAAATGGTTAATGGACTCTCCACCAAAACCCTTCCTTATAGCTTGTTCACTCTAAAGGTCCTTAAACCTCGAAAGGTTCTTCAACTCCATTGTGTGACAGAAAACCATGGGTCCCAAGGGACCCTCTTGGTAATGATGGGTCTGTTGGGTATCTGCTGCCTTTACTGTAACCTCACTGGACACAAAGTGGCACTTGCACGCCTTATTCTTTTGAGATTTGGATGGACTCTACGCCGGAGATTGTAGGtggagcagatgtgaacgtatACTAAGAAGAGTTCCTTGGAAAGAAATAAGAGGTCAACAAAACCAAAAGCTGTTCTGTCTACAGAGTTTGGAACTCAATAATCTTTGTACTACTATTTTACCTTTCGCTGGTGCACCCCAACCGTTCTCAAAATCGTCAGATTAGTCTGTGAGCTGGAGATTTTTGGACAAGGGGAAGACTGAAATGTTCCTCCACCAAACTGGGTTTTTGACGTACCTGGCCAAATCAGCTATTAATGAAAGCAAGGTTTGGTGGTGAGAACCCTTCCTCACTTCTCTCACAGTAGTGGCCCCCGATAgcatgttggggtcccagcattATGAATACTGCAGTGTTGTCATGTTTTTCAAGGCAGTCAGCTAGACCCGAGCCACTTGTGAAATGGTAGTTGGTATCTGTCTTTTGGACCCACATATTATTTAATAACATAAGTATTGCCACAAATCCCATCTGCAGTAGGGTTCTATGCCTTGTTATTTTGGCCATTTTTAGGTGGAGTGTCACCTCTACTTGAATCAGTCTAAGctgctggagttctgcaagtcacACAACATAGTCCTGGCGGCGTATTGGGTGTTGGGCTCTACTCGTGATGTGAGATGGTAAGTGATATCGGTTTCAGAATCTTAGACAATCCAACTGTTTACCAAAGTTCGTAGCCTTTGTCTCCATATGAAGACATCACCAGCTGGTGCCAAGTTgctaaaaaaaaactggtaaGAACAGTCGAAAGCTAATGCAAGAAGATTCTTAAAAGAGAACCTTCTCGTTACTTGTGGTGGAAAACATTGGATGAACCAACCTAGTAGCCACAATTGTTGACATAAACCTGTAGATACAACTTCTGCCTTTCCTGGTCATCCAAGAACTGGTG includes the following:
- the LOC142204119 gene encoding aldo-keto reductase family 1 member C3-like, giving the protein MELTKCPCIPLNDGHKIPMIGLGTYAPEEFPKSMAEEAVKIALEVGYRHIDAAFLYGNEVEVGRGINAKIADGTVKREDVFYTGKLWSTYQSPEWVRPALEKSLKSLQLDYMDLFLIHSPLEFKPGDVLHPVDENGKVIYHNTDIRDTWKAMEDCKEAGLVKSIGVSNFNHKQIELILNMPGLRYKPACNQVECHLYLNQSKLLEFCKSHNIVLAAYWVLGSTRDVRWIDQSTPVLLEDPVLNAIAKNHNRTPAQVAMRHLLQRGIVVIAKSFNPGRIKQNFEIFDFELSEEEMKTLNGLNQNRRYVDISAFKDHPKYPLHEEF